One stretch of Pradoshia sp. D12 DNA includes these proteins:
- a CDS encoding ROK family transcriptional regulator produces the protein MKWNQQTIKINNKLKILESIRDNAPISRADLAQKLGLTKGTVSTLVNELLEANICYETGPGESSGGRRPVMLLFQHSAAHVIGIDIGVNYILGVLTDLNGNIIKELKQPAMNPNYDEAVQIINELIRSLLTSAPDSTYGVVGIGLAVPGMVNIDGELLLAPNLDWKQKQLKNQIQDEFNLPVIIENEANAGAFAEKMIGPGQSSNNTVYISAGIGIGVGMILNGELYRGSNGFAGEMGHMIIQYDGLPCSCGSKGCWELYASEKALIKKASTLLPSSEEWTLEKLIEQAENNKQIQAIFTETAKYLGIGIANIANTLNPEQIIIGNRLAMAKDLLKNEVEHVVKECALDASKSQLQIQFSNLSIYSAAPGVSAFAVENFVQLVCKQSKVNL, from the coding sequence ATGAAGTGGAATCAGCAAACCATTAAAATCAATAATAAACTAAAAATATTGGAGTCCATTCGAGATAATGCACCTATATCAAGAGCTGATTTAGCGCAAAAACTCGGCCTGACAAAGGGCACGGTCTCCACCCTTGTCAACGAGCTTTTGGAAGCGAATATCTGTTATGAAACGGGGCCAGGGGAATCGAGTGGCGGCAGGCGTCCGGTCATGCTTCTTTTTCAACATTCGGCTGCTCATGTGATTGGTATTGATATTGGAGTGAATTACATACTTGGCGTTCTTACAGACCTTAATGGCAACATCATTAAAGAACTCAAACAGCCAGCTATGAATCCAAACTATGACGAAGCTGTACAGATTATAAATGAGTTAATTCGTTCTCTCCTCACTTCAGCTCCTGATAGTACATATGGGGTCGTTGGGATTGGGCTGGCTGTTCCAGGAATGGTGAACATAGACGGGGAACTTCTGCTCGCTCCTAATTTAGATTGGAAGCAAAAGCAATTAAAGAACCAAATCCAGGACGAATTTAATCTGCCTGTCATAATCGAAAATGAAGCAAATGCAGGTGCCTTTGCGGAGAAAATGATAGGTCCCGGACAATCATCAAACAATACGGTTTATATAAGTGCCGGAATTGGAATAGGAGTTGGAATGATCTTAAACGGTGAACTCTACCGTGGATCTAATGGGTTTGCCGGTGAAATGGGCCATATGATCATTCAATATGATGGATTGCCATGTTCATGCGGAAGTAAAGGGTGCTGGGAATTATATGCTTCTGAAAAGGCATTGATTAAAAAGGCTTCCACCCTGCTTCCATCAAGTGAAGAATGGACGCTCGAAAAATTAATTGAACAAGCAGAGAACAATAAACAGATACAAGCAATCTTTACCGAAACAGCAAAGTACCTTGGAATCGGTATTGCCAACATCGCAAACACGTTGAATCCCGAGCAAATCATTATCGGAAACCGCCTTGCTATGGCAAAAGATTTATTGAAAAATGAAGTTGAACATGTTGTAAAAGAATGTGCCCTGGATGCTTCTAAATCCCAGCTGCAGATTCAGTTTTCCAATTTATCCATCTATTCAGCTGCTCCTGGAGTCTCAGCCTTCGCAGTTGAAAATTTTGTCCAATTGGTTTGTAAACAATCAAAGGTTAACCTATAA
- a CDS encoding VOC family protein — MNRLNLVTLGTRNIIESYRFYKELGFDMSVVGPESSPHVIFFRNEGSRISLYPLEDLARDLDKNNPPNLTSAFSGITLGYNAKSAEEVDRFMAKVEQVGAKIVKQPEKTDWGGYGGYFTDPDGYYWEVAYGEMWQFDESNMLVIE; from the coding sequence ATGAATCGATTAAACTTAGTGACACTAGGGACAAGGAATATCATAGAATCATATCGGTTTTATAAAGAATTGGGGTTCGACATGTCCGTGGTTGGGCCGGAATCTAGTCCGCATGTGATTTTCTTTAGAAATGAAGGGTCTCGTATTTCCTTGTATCCATTGGAGGATTTGGCACGTGATCTTGATAAGAATAATCCACCAAATTTAACTTCTGCTTTTTCGGGAATTACGCTAGGCTATAATGCGAAATCAGCCGAGGAGGTAGACCGTTTTATGGCAAAAGTGGAGCAGGTTGGCGCAAAGATTGTGAAACAGCCGGAAAAGACAGACTGGGGCGGATATGGCGGTTATTTTACAGATCCGGACGGATATTATTGGGAAGTGGCATATGGTGAGATGTGGCAATTTGATGAGTCCAACATGTTGGTTATTGAATAG
- a CDS encoding neutral zinc metallopeptidase translates to MKWKGRRASTNVEDRRGMSSKGIIGGGIGGIILLLVITFLGGNPAELLNQLGGGTSTNTTNTEYVGTQEEEELAEFVSVVLADTEKVWTKLFKEEGLVYEEPTLVIYNDSVQSACGTAGSSVGPFYCPGDHKLYIDLSFYNELKREFQAPGDFAMAYVVAHEVGHHVQTLLETDKNQQRTSSNDYSVRFELQADYLAGVWAHHAESMDLLEEGDLEEAITAASAVGDDTIQKRAQGYVVPESFTHGSSEQRMRWFKKGFNSGNLEDGDTFNVKNP, encoded by the coding sequence ATGAAATGGAAAGGCAGAAGGGCCAGTACAAACGTGGAAGACCGCAGAGGGATGAGCAGTAAAGGGATCATCGGCGGTGGGATTGGCGGTATTATACTATTGTTGGTGATTACGTTTCTAGGTGGAAATCCTGCTGAACTATTGAATCAGCTGGGAGGAGGAACATCTACCAATACTACAAATACTGAGTATGTTGGAACGCAGGAAGAAGAGGAACTCGCTGAATTTGTATCAGTCGTTTTAGCTGATACTGAGAAGGTTTGGACTAAGCTTTTTAAAGAAGAAGGGTTGGTATATGAAGAGCCTACTCTCGTTATCTATAATGACAGTGTTCAATCAGCCTGTGGAACGGCTGGGTCATCTGTTGGCCCATTCTATTGCCCAGGAGATCATAAGCTTTACATAGATTTAAGCTTTTATAATGAGCTGAAAAGGGAGTTTCAAGCACCGGGTGATTTTGCGATGGCCTATGTTGTCGCCCATGAAGTCGGCCACCATGTACAAACCCTATTGGAAACCGACAAAAATCAGCAGCGTACAAGCTCTAATGACTATTCAGTACGGTTTGAATTACAGGCTGATTATTTAGCCGGTGTATGGGCTCATCATGCAGAGAGTATGGATTTACTTGAGGAAGGGGATTTGGAGGAGGCTATCACAGCAGCCAGTGCTGTTGGCGATGATACAATCCAAAAAAGGGCTCAAGGGTATGTGGTTCCGGAGAGTTTTACTCATGGTTCATCTGAACAGCGGATGCGCTGGTTTAAAAAAGGATTTAATTCCGGGAATTTAGAGGATGGGGACACCTTTAATGTGAAAAATCCATAG